In the Suncus etruscus isolate mSunEtr1 chromosome 20, mSunEtr1.pri.cur, whole genome shotgun sequence genome, one interval contains:
- the RHO gene encoding rhodopsin: MNGTEGENFYVPFSNKTGVVRSPFEYPQYYLAEPWQFSMLAAYMFLLIVLGFPINFLTLYVTVQHKKLRTPLNYILLNLAAADLFMVFGGFTTTLYTSLHGYFVFGPTGCNLEGFFATLGGEIALWSLVVLAIERYVVVCKPMSNFRFGENHAIMGVAFTWVMALACAAPPLAGWSRYIPEGLQCSCGIDYYTLKPEVNNESFVIYMFVVHFSIPMIVIFFCYGQLVFTVKEAAAQQQESATTQKAEKEVTRMVIIMVIAFLICWLPYASVAFYIFTHQGSNFGPTFMTLPAFFAKSSSIYNPVIYIMMNKQFRNCMLTTLCCGKNPFADEEASTTVSKTETSQVAPA, translated from the exons ATGAACGGGACAGAGGGCGAGAACTTTTATGTGCCCTTCTCCAACAAGACAGGCGTGGTTCGCAGCCCATTCGAGTACCCCCAATACTACCTGGCCGAGCCCTGGCAGTTCTCCATGCTGGCTGCTTACATGTTCCTACTGATCGTGCTGGGCTTCCCCATCAACTTCCTCACACTCTATGTCACGGTACAACACAAGAAGCTAAGGACACCCCTCAACTACATCCTGCTCAACTTGGCCGCCGCCGACCTCTTCATGGTCTTTGGGGGTTTCACCACTACCCTCTATACCTCCCTGCATGGCTACTTCGTCTTCGGGCCCACGGGCTGCAACCTGGAGGGCTTCTTCGCCACCCTGGGAG GAGAGATCGCGCTGTGGTCCCTGGTGGTGCTGGCTATTGAGCGCTATGTTGTGGTGTGTAAGCCCATGAGCAACTTCCGCTTCGGGGAGAACCACGCCATCATGGGTGTCGCCTTCACCTGGGTCATGGCTCTGGCCTGTGCGGCACCGCCCCTTGCTGGCTGGTCCAG ATACATCCCTGAAGGCCTACAGTGCTCATGCGGAATCGACTACTACACACTGAAGCCCGAGGTCAACAATGAATCCTTCGTCATCTACATGTTTGTGGTCCACTTCTCCATCCCTATGATCGTCATCTTCTTCTGCTATGGGCAGCTGGTCTTTACTGTCAAGGAG GCTGCAGCTCAGCAGCAAGAGTCAGCCACCACCCAGAAGGCTGAGAAGGAGGTCACACGCATGGTCATCATCATGGTCATCGCCTTCCTTATCTGTTGGCTGCCCTATGCCAGCGTGGCCTTCTACATCTTCACTCACCAGGGCTCCAACTTCGGGCCCACCTTCATGACTCTGCCGGCGTTCTTCGCCAAGTCCTCCTCCATCTACAACCCTGTCATCTACATCATGATGAATAAACAG TTCCGGAACTGCATGCTGACCACCCTCTGCTGTGGCAAGAACCCCTTCGCCGACGAGGAGGCCTCCACCACTGTCTCCAAGACAGAGACCAGTCAAGTGGCACCAGCCTAA